One genomic window of Providencia hangzhouensis includes the following:
- the metB gene encoding cystathionine gamma-synthase, whose amino-acid sequence MTYKPSTIAIHNGLNEDQQFGCVVPPIYLSSTYNFTDFNEPRAHDYSRRGNPGRDIVQKTLAQLEGGSGSVMTNSGMSALHLLCTVFLQPGDLLVAPHDCYGGSYRLFNSQSQRGAYQVQFVDQSDESALQTALAKKPKLVLIETPSNPLLRIFDIQHIAQLAHDVGALVVVDNTFLSPILQQPLSLGADFAVHSCTKYLNGHSDIVAGVVIAKEEKWVTELAWWANNIGVTGGAFDSYLLLRGIRTLSPRVLQQQQNAQEIVKYLKSQPLVKKLYYPALEDHPGHEIAVKQQKGFGAMLSFEFAGDEPQLRHFLRSLSLFTLAESLGGVETLISHTATMTHAGMSAEARAQAGITDSLLRISVGIEDPQDLITDLDHAFQVAAQR is encoded by the coding sequence ATGACTTACAAGCCGTCAACCATCGCAATTCATAATGGATTAAATGAAGACCAACAATTTGGTTGCGTCGTGCCTCCCATTTATTTATCCAGTACCTATAATTTTACTGACTTTAATGAACCGAGAGCTCATGATTATTCACGTCGTGGAAATCCAGGGCGTGATATTGTGCAAAAAACATTGGCACAACTTGAGGGTGGTAGTGGTTCGGTAATGACTAACAGTGGGATGTCTGCGCTTCACCTGTTATGTACAGTTTTTTTGCAACCGGGGGATTTACTCGTTGCGCCACATGACTGTTACGGCGGAAGCTACCGGTTATTTAATAGCCAAAGTCAGCGTGGGGCTTATCAGGTGCAATTTGTCGACCAAAGTGATGAATCTGCATTGCAGACTGCATTAGCGAAAAAGCCCAAATTAGTGTTAATCGAAACACCCAGCAACCCACTATTAAGAATTTTTGATATACAGCATATTGCACAGTTAGCTCATGATGTAGGTGCATTAGTTGTTGTGGATAATACTTTTTTAAGCCCAATTTTGCAGCAGCCTCTTTCGCTAGGTGCAGATTTTGCGGTGCATTCATGCACTAAATACTTGAATGGCCATTCTGATATTGTTGCAGGGGTGGTGATTGCAAAAGAAGAAAAATGGGTAACAGAGCTTGCTTGGTGGGCGAATAATATTGGTGTTACTGGGGGCGCTTTTGATAGCTACCTACTATTGAGAGGTATTCGGACATTATCTCCACGTGTATTACAGCAACAGCAAAATGCACAAGAGATCGTAAAATATCTTAAATCACAGCCTTTAGTAAAAAAATTGTATTATCCTGCATTAGAAGATCACCCCGGGCACGAAATAGCAGTGAAACAGCAAAAAGGCTTTGGCGCGATGCTGAGTTTTGAATTTGCAGGTGATGAGCCACAACTTCGCCATTTTCTTCGTTCACTCAGCCTGTTTACACTAGCGGAGTCATTAGGTGGTGTGGAAACATTGATTTCCCATACGGCCACAATGACACATGCAGGTATGTCAGCAGAAGCCCGTGCGCAAGCGGGGATCACAGATAGCTTGCTAAGAATTTCAGTGGGGATTGAAGATCCTCAGGACTTAATTACAGACTTAGATCACGCATTTCAGGTTGCGGCACAACGTTAG
- the metJ gene encoding met regulon transcriptional regulator MetJ, translated as MAEWNGEYVSPYAEHGKKSEQVKKITVSIPLKVLKILTDERTRRQINNLRHATNSELLCEAFLHAFTGQPLPNDEDLRKERNDEIPEAAKEIMRELGIDPETWEY; from the coding sequence ATGGCTGAATGGAATGGTGAGTATGTCAGTCCGTATGCTGAACATGGCAAAAAGAGTGAGCAAGTAAAAAAAATTACAGTATCTATCCCTTTGAAGGTACTAAAAATTTTAACTGACGAACGTACTCGTCGTCAGATTAATAACTTGCGACACGCGACAAATAGTGAGCTCCTGTGTGAAGCTTTTTTACATGCATTCACAGGCCAACCACTGCCAAATGATGAAGATTTACGTAAAGAGCGTAATGACGAGATCCCTGAAGCCGCAAAAGAAATTATGCGCGAATTAGGTATCGACCCTGAAACGTGGGAATACTAG
- the hslU gene encoding HslU--HslV peptidase ATPase subunit has protein sequence MSEMTPREIVSELDNHIIGQNKAKRSVAIALRNRWRRMQLNEVLRHEVTPKNILMIGPTGVGKTEIARRLAKLANAPFIKVEATKFTEVGYVGKEVDSIIRDLTDSAVKMVRLQSIEKNRYRAEEMAEERILDVLIPPAKNNWGQSEPTDEHSPARQAFRKKLREGQLDDKEIEIEVAASPMGVEIMAPPGMEEMTNQLQSMFQNLAGQKQKPRKMKIKEAFKLLVEEEAAKLVNPEELKEQAIEAVEQNGIVFIDEFDKICKRGGQSSGPDVSREGVQRDLLPLIEGCTISTKHGMVKTDHILFIASGAFQVSSPSDLIPELQGRLPIRVELQALTTEDFVRILTEPNASLTEQYKALMATEGVNIEFTTDGIRKIAESAWQVNESTENIGARRLHTVLERLMEDISFDASDRNGQTIQIDADYVRQHLDELVADEDLSRFIL, from the coding sequence ATGTCCGAAATGACTCCACGCGAGATTGTCAGCGAACTCGACAATCATATTATTGGCCAAAATAAAGCCAAACGTTCTGTTGCGATTGCTCTGCGTAACCGCTGGCGCCGTATGCAGTTAAACGAAGTATTACGACACGAAGTCACCCCAAAAAATATTTTGATGATTGGGCCAACAGGAGTAGGTAAAACTGAAATTGCCCGTCGCCTTGCAAAATTAGCCAATGCGCCATTTATCAAAGTTGAAGCGACCAAATTTACTGAAGTCGGCTATGTTGGTAAAGAAGTTGACTCGATTATTCGCGATTTAACTGACTCTGCCGTTAAAATGGTGCGTTTACAGTCTATCGAAAAAAATCGCTATCGCGCCGAAGAAATGGCTGAAGAACGTATTTTAGACGTTCTTATCCCACCAGCAAAAAATAACTGGGGGCAATCTGAACCAACGGATGAGCATTCTCCAGCCCGCCAAGCATTCCGTAAGAAATTACGTGAAGGCCAATTAGACGATAAAGAAATTGAAATCGAAGTCGCTGCATCCCCTATGGGTGTTGAAATTATGGCACCTCCAGGCATGGAAGAGATGACTAACCAGTTACAATCCATGTTCCAAAACCTAGCAGGCCAAAAACAGAAACCTCGTAAGATGAAAATCAAAGAGGCATTCAAACTGCTAGTTGAAGAAGAAGCGGCTAAATTAGTCAACCCTGAAGAGCTAAAAGAACAAGCGATTGAAGCGGTTGAACAGAATGGTATCGTCTTCATCGATGAGTTCGACAAAATTTGTAAACGCGGTGGCCAAAGTTCGGGGCCAGATGTATCCCGTGAAGGGGTTCAACGTGATTTACTGCCATTAATCGAAGGCTGTACCATTTCCACTAAGCACGGCATGGTCAAAACTGACCATATCCTGTTTATTGCTTCAGGTGCGTTCCAAGTTTCGAGCCCATCAGACTTAATCCCTGAACTCCAAGGCCGCTTGCCAATTCGCGTTGAGCTACAAGCTCTGACAACTGAAGATTTTGTGCGTATTTTGACTGAGCCAAATGCCTCATTAACTGAACAGTATAAAGCGCTGATGGCAACAGAAGGCGTGAATATTGAATTCACGACTGACGGTATTCGTAAAATTGCAGAATCAGCATGGCAAGTGAATGAGTCAACCGAAAATATTGGTGCTCGTCGCTTACACACAGTGCTTGAACGCTTAATGGAAGATATTTCTTTCGATGCCAGTGACCGTAACGGGCAAACTATCCAAATCGATGCAGACTATGTCAGACAGCACTTAGATGAGCTGGTGGCAGATGAAGACTTGAGTAGATTTATTTTATAA
- the hslV gene encoding ATP-dependent protease subunit HslV, producing the protein MTTIVSVRRNGQVVIGGDGQATMGNTVMKGNVRKVRRLYNDKVIAGFAGGTADAFTLFELFERKLELHQGHLTKAAVELAKDWRTDRMLRKLEALLAVADEHTSLIITGNGDVVQPENDLIAIGSGGPYAQSAARALLENTDLSAKEIAEKALAIAGDICIYTNHNVNFEEISSKS; encoded by the coding sequence ATGACAACAATCGTAAGTGTTCGCCGTAATGGCCAGGTCGTAATTGGTGGTGATGGACAGGCGACGATGGGTAATACCGTCATGAAAGGCAATGTCCGCAAAGTTCGCCGTTTATACAACGACAAAGTCATTGCCGGATTTGCCGGTGGCACCGCAGACGCATTCACATTATTTGAACTGTTTGAGCGCAAACTCGAACTGCATCAAGGCCATTTAACGAAAGCGGCCGTTGAACTTGCTAAAGATTGGCGTACCGACCGCATGCTTCGTAAATTAGAAGCCTTGTTAGCTGTCGCTGATGAACACACTTCACTGATCATTACGGGTAATGGTGATGTGGTTCAACCGGAAAACGACTTAATTGCGATTGGCTCCGGTGGCCCATATGCACAATCAGCCGCACGTGCTTTGTTAGAAAATACAGACTTAAGTGCTAAAGAAATCGCTGAAAAAGCGCTCGCTATTGCAGGTGATATCTGTATTTACACCAACCATAATGTCAACTTTGAAGAAATTTCTTCAAAATCATAA
- the rpmE gene encoding 50S ribosomal protein L31, with product MKKGIHPKYEEVTATCSCGNVMKINSTAGHSLNLDVCGNCHPFYTGKQRDVATGGRVDRFNQRFSIPGSKK from the coding sequence ATGAAAAAAGGTATTCACCCTAAATACGAAGAAGTTACTGCAACTTGTTCTTGCGGTAATGTAATGAAAATTAATTCAACTGCTGGTCACTCGCTGAACCTGGACGTTTGTGGTAACTGCCACCCGTTCTATACTGGTAAACAGCGTGATGTTGCGACTGGTGGTCGTGTTGATCGCTTCAACCAACGTTTCAGCATCCCAGGTTCTAAAAAATAA
- the cytR gene encoding DNA-binding transcriptional regulator CytR, with translation MESKKHNNTATMKDVASAAGVSTATVSRTLMNPEKVSLQTRQKVEQAVMDVGYYPHNLARSYKRNESKTILVLVPNIRDPFFSDVVCGIEEIAAQEGYFVLIGDCKHQEKQENAFINLIITKQIDGMVLLGSNIPFDISTEEQKNLPPIVMANEFAPELKLPTVHIDNLTAAFNATHYLQKQGHKLIACIAGPDHMPLSQYRLEGYKKAMLRTGEKLRENYIIRGDFTHEGGAEAVKTLMSLPEPPTAIFCHSDIMAIGAMWQAKKMGLKLPDDLSFVGFDNLEQAKYTLPALTTINQPRAEIGHHAMQLLLEQIHGHNVNPGSRLLDSDLIIRESTKAPKS, from the coding sequence GTGGAAAGTAAAAAACACAATAACACGGCAACGATGAAAGATGTTGCCAGTGCCGCGGGCGTTTCGACAGCGACGGTGTCTAGAACACTTATGAATCCGGAAAAAGTTTCTTTGCAAACACGCCAAAAAGTCGAACAAGCGGTGATGGATGTTGGCTATTATCCTCATAACCTTGCTAGAAGCTATAAGCGCAATGAATCAAAGACTATTCTTGTACTCGTTCCTAATATTCGCGACCCTTTCTTTAGTGATGTCGTGTGCGGCATTGAAGAAATTGCCGCTCAAGAAGGCTATTTTGTTTTGATTGGGGACTGTAAACACCAAGAAAAACAAGAAAATGCTTTTATTAATCTCATTATTACCAAACAAATTGATGGCATGGTCTTACTGGGTTCCAATATTCCATTCGATATCTCAACCGAAGAGCAAAAAAACCTCCCTCCAATTGTGATGGCCAATGAGTTCGCACCTGAGCTAAAACTGCCTACCGTACATATCGATAACCTCACCGCCGCATTTAACGCAACACATTACCTACAAAAACAAGGCCATAAACTGATCGCTTGTATTGCAGGCCCTGACCATATGCCTTTAAGCCAATATCGTTTAGAAGGTTATAAAAAAGCCATGTTACGCACAGGTGAAAAACTGCGTGAAAATTATATTATTCGTGGTGATTTTACCCATGAGGGTGGCGCTGAAGCAGTGAAAACATTGATGTCACTTCCTGAACCACCGACAGCTATCTTTTGCCATAGTGATATCATGGCAATTGGTGCAATGTGGCAAGCGAAAAAAATGGGCTTAAAGCTCCCTGATGACCTTTCTTTTGTTGGTTTCGATAACTTAGAGCAAGCAAAATACACCTTGCCAGCCCTAACGACTATCAACCAACCTCGTGCTGAAATTGGCCATCATGCGATGCAATTACTACTTGAACAGATTCATGGGCACAATGTTAATCCAGGCTCACGTCTCCTAGATTCTGATTTAATCATTAGAGAGAGCACAAAAGCGCCTAAAAGCTAG
- the priA gene encoding primosomal protein N': protein MIVVQVALPVPLNRTFDYRLPDNMPLPVIGSRVMVPFGKRQALGIVVKHSDKSEFAEDKLKAIELVLDHQTLFPDDIWQLLLWSSQYYHYPIGEVLFHALPTLLRQGKPAEFTPIWQWQVTDEGLAVDLNELKRSPKQQQALALLRRRAVYRHQVSELEISESALQALKKKAYIELHPVQPTSEKWQPSFTVCGERLRLNSEQATAVGAIRAEDDLFSPWLLAGITGSGKTEVYLSVLENVLAQGKQALVLVPEIGLTPQTISRFRERFNAPVDVLHSGLNDSERLAVWLRTKQGQNAIIIGTRSALFTPFARLGIIIIDEEHDSSYKQQDGWRYHARDLAVFRAKKNNIPIVMGTATPSLETLFNVQQHKYRQLNLTIRAGNARPAAQHLIDLKGQPLKFGLSHLLIQHIKEHLAQNNQVILFLNRRGYSPALICHECGWIAECQRCDHYYTLHQNFHQLRCHHCDSQRPVPRQCPQCGSTHLVPVGMGTEQLEEGICELFPDTPVTRIDRDTTSRKGELEQHLNQVHEGGARILIGTQMLAKGHHFPDVTLVALLDVDGALFSSDFRAAERFAQLYVQVSGRAGRAGKQGEVFLQTHHPEHPLLLTLLEKGYHAFTQEAMEERQIAMLPPYTSHILIRSEDHNNQDSRQFLQNVRQYISEHPQSDAKMWILGPSPSIQAKRGGRFRWQLLLQHPSRLYLQQFMAKLLPEIIQQPESRKVKWNIDVDPTDC, encoded by the coding sequence ATGATCGTCGTTCAGGTGGCTTTACCTGTCCCTTTAAACCGCACATTTGATTATCGCCTTCCTGATAACATGCCACTACCAGTGATTGGCAGCCGTGTTATGGTGCCATTTGGCAAGCGCCAAGCCTTGGGTATTGTGGTAAAGCACAGCGATAAAAGCGAATTTGCTGAAGATAAATTAAAAGCCATCGAACTGGTTCTCGACCACCAAACGCTTTTCCCTGACGATATTTGGCAGCTCTTACTGTGGTCTTCCCAATACTATCATTACCCAATAGGTGAAGTGCTCTTCCACGCATTACCCACACTATTGCGCCAAGGTAAACCTGCGGAATTTACCCCTATTTGGCAATGGCAAGTGACGGATGAAGGCTTAGCCGTTGACCTTAATGAGCTAAAACGTTCCCCAAAGCAGCAACAAGCTCTTGCACTTTTGCGTCGTAGAGCCGTTTATCGCCATCAAGTGAGTGAGCTTGAAATCAGTGAAAGTGCTCTGCAAGCATTGAAAAAGAAAGCTTATATTGAGTTACATCCCGTTCAACCGACTAGCGAAAAGTGGCAACCAAGCTTTACAGTTTGTGGGGAAAGGTTGCGGCTTAATAGTGAACAAGCGACCGCTGTCGGTGCTATACGTGCTGAAGATGACCTATTTTCGCCATGGCTACTCGCTGGGATCACAGGGTCCGGTAAGACGGAAGTGTACCTGAGTGTATTGGAAAATGTCCTTGCCCAAGGTAAACAAGCTTTAGTTTTGGTGCCTGAAATTGGCTTAACCCCACAAACGATTAGCCGTTTTCGCGAGCGCTTCAATGCGCCTGTTGATGTGTTGCACTCAGGCTTGAACGATAGCGAACGCTTAGCGGTTTGGTTACGCACTAAGCAAGGACAAAACGCCATTATTATTGGCACTCGCTCAGCGCTGTTCACCCCTTTTGCCCGCCTTGGCATTATTATTATTGATGAAGAACATGACAGCTCATATAAACAGCAAGATGGCTGGCGTTATCATGCACGTGACTTAGCTGTTTTCCGCGCTAAAAAGAACAATATTCCCATTGTGATGGGTACTGCGACGCCATCACTAGAAACCTTATTCAATGTACAGCAGCATAAGTATCGGCAATTAAATCTCACTATTCGTGCAGGTAATGCACGCCCTGCGGCTCAGCACCTTATTGATTTAAAAGGCCAGCCGTTAAAATTTGGCCTTTCTCACTTATTAATTCAACACATTAAAGAACACCTTGCACAAAACAACCAAGTCATTCTATTTTTAAATCGTCGTGGTTATTCCCCTGCATTAATTTGCCATGAATGTGGCTGGATTGCAGAGTGCCAGCGCTGTGACCACTATTACACCTTGCACCAAAATTTCCATCAATTACGCTGCCACCATTGTGATAGCCAGCGCCCGGTTCCTCGTCAGTGCCCACAATGTGGTTCAACTCATTTAGTGCCTGTTGGAATGGGAACGGAGCAACTTGAGGAAGGGATTTGTGAACTGTTCCCTGATACCCCCGTTACCCGTATTGACCGTGATACCACGAGCCGTAAAGGGGAACTGGAACAGCATTTAAACCAAGTACATGAAGGGGGAGCTAGAATTCTTATTGGCACACAGATGTTAGCCAAGGGCCACCATTTCCCTGATGTCACCTTAGTCGCCTTATTAGATGTCGACGGGGCTTTATTCTCGAGTGATTTTCGTGCAGCCGAACGGTTTGCTCAATTATACGTGCAAGTTTCTGGTCGAGCAGGACGAGCTGGTAAACAAGGTGAAGTGTTCTTGCAAACCCACCATCCCGAACACCCATTGTTGCTCACGCTTCTTGAAAAGGGTTATCACGCATTTACCCAAGAAGCGATGGAAGAACGGCAAATCGCAATGTTACCACCTTACACCAGTCATATATTGATCCGTTCAGAAGACCACAATAACCAAGATTCGCGCCAATTTTTGCAAAATGTACGGCAATATATTAGTGAACATCCACAAAGTGATGCCAAAATGTGGATTTTAGGCCCCTCGCCGTCGATTCAAGCCAAACGTGGCGGGCGATTCCGCTGGCAATTGCTATTGCAACACCCTTCGCGGCTTTATTTACAACAATTTATGGCGAAACTGTTGCCAGAAATTATTCAACAGCCAGAAAGTCGCAAAGTAAAATGGAACATCGATGTGGACCCGACCGATTGTTAA
- the ftsN gene encoding cell division protein FtsN: protein MAQKDYVARGRSSARKKSKGKSKKAQGLPMTTLVVAVTIVVLFVGGLFYITQNKKDTPQPQVATPTTPGSTLPPKPEERWRYIKELERRGVDMPNIQQPSTGNNIVRPSDLTPEQRQLLEQIDSDRRQPVTNLQEIPANGKPVPRSQVLINEPAQPIEPVQRKPAANIPPKLEAQPTAPATQPQTAPSTKPTNSLQNMVVQCGSFRTAEQAESVQATLAFSGIESRVSAGGGWHRIVLGPYSKSTAEKMRDRAAGAGVSGCILRASGG from the coding sequence GTGGCACAAAAAGATTATGTAGCTCGAGGGCGCTCATCCGCCCGTAAAAAAAGCAAAGGTAAATCAAAGAAAGCACAAGGACTACCAATGACAACATTGGTTGTTGCTGTCACGATTGTCGTGCTATTTGTTGGCGGCCTGTTTTATATCACTCAAAATAAAAAGGACACACCACAACCTCAGGTAGCCACTCCCACAACACCGGGTAGTACGCTTCCACCAAAGCCTGAAGAACGTTGGCGTTATATTAAGGAACTCGAACGTCGTGGTGTGGATATGCCAAATATTCAACAGCCGAGCACGGGGAATAATATTGTGCGCCCATCAGATTTAACACCTGAACAGCGCCAGCTATTAGAGCAAATTGATTCTGACAGACGCCAGCCTGTCACTAACTTGCAAGAAATACCTGCAAACGGTAAACCAGTACCGCGTTCACAAGTGCTCATCAATGAGCCTGCTCAACCTATCGAGCCAGTACAACGTAAACCGGCGGCCAATATCCCTCCAAAACTTGAGGCTCAACCAACCGCGCCTGCAACTCAACCACAAACGGCACCAAGCACTAAACCGACAAACAGCTTGCAAAATATGGTTGTTCAATGTGGTTCATTCCGTACAGCAGAACAAGCCGAGTCTGTACAAGCTACTTTGGCATTCTCAGGTATTGAAAGCCGTGTAAGCGCAGGTGGAGGTTGGCACCGTATCGTTTTAGGACCTTATTCCAAGTCCACTGCCGAAAAAATGCGTGACCGTGCAGCAGGTGCAGGTGTTTCCGGTTGTATTCTTCGTGCTTCTGGGGGTTGA
- a CDS encoding bifunctional aspartate kinase/homoserine dehydrogenase II — MSVLTAVEVAPCHRQLHKFGGSSLADAKCYQRVATIMANYSQPGDLMVVSAAGSTTNQLINWLKLSQSDRISAHQAQQSLRRYQLDLIESLLPEQKAAELSQLFIHDLERLSALLDQPINDAIYAEVVGHGEIWSARLMAEVLAQADMASAWLDARLFLRAERAAQPQVDEIQSRYLLQQQLTQLPNRRIVVTGFISRNQQGETVLLGRNGSDYSATQVGALADAAKVTIWSDVAGVYSADPRKVKDACLLPLLRLDEASELARLAAPVLHTRTLQPVSVSNIDLQLRCSYQPEQGSTKIERVLASGAGAKIVTSHDDVCLIELRIAAGRDFKQICKDVDLLLKRAQLRPLARGIHHDRSLLQLCYTSEIVESALNTLEEAGLPGSLSLREGFSLVALVGAGVCKKPLHSHRFYEELKGQPVEFIWHSEDDISLVAVLRSNQTEHLIKGMHQSLFRAEKRIGLVLFGKGNIGARWLELFAAEQHKISARSDFDFVLAGVVDSRRSLLNYQGIDPSRALAFFDDEAVEHEDDNLFLWMRSHPYDDLVVLDVTASETLADDYVDFASYGFHVISANKIAGAAQTAQYRQIRDAFAKTGRHWLYNATVGAGLPINYTVRDLKESGDSILTISGIFSGTLSWLFLQFDGSIPFSELVEQAWQQGLTEPDPRIDLSGQDVMRKLIILAREAGYDIEPDDVRVESLVPKQAQAGSLDAFFENSAVINEQMQQRLEAAQELGLVLRYVARFDAVKGKAKVGVEAVKPEHPLASLLPGDNVFAIESRWYRDNPLVIRGPGAGRDVTAGAIQSDLNRLSQLL; from the coding sequence ATGAGTGTACTAACAGCGGTTGAGGTGGCTCCTTGCCACCGCCAGTTACATAAGTTTGGGGGCAGTAGTTTAGCCGATGCGAAGTGCTATCAACGCGTTGCAACAATTATGGCCAACTATAGCCAACCCGGTGATTTAATGGTGGTTTCTGCCGCGGGTAGTACAACAAATCAGTTGATTAACTGGTTAAAATTAAGCCAAAGCGATCGTATTTCGGCTCATCAAGCTCAGCAATCATTACGCCGCTATCAACTTGATTTAATTGAATCTCTTTTACCTGAACAAAAGGCTGCAGAGCTAAGCCAGTTATTTATTCACGATTTAGAGCGTTTAAGCGCATTGCTGGATCAACCCATAAATGATGCGATTTATGCAGAAGTGGTCGGGCACGGTGAAATCTGGTCAGCTCGCTTGATGGCAGAAGTGCTTGCCCAAGCTGATATGGCAAGTGCATGGCTCGATGCACGTTTATTTCTGCGTGCGGAACGTGCGGCACAGCCACAAGTTGATGAAATACAGTCACGGTATTTGTTACAGCAACAGCTAACGCAATTACCTAACCGTCGTATTGTGGTAACAGGGTTTATTTCACGTAATCAGCAAGGTGAAACCGTATTACTCGGGCGTAATGGCAGTGATTATTCTGCAACACAAGTTGGTGCATTGGCGGATGCCGCTAAAGTGACGATTTGGAGTGATGTTGCTGGGGTATATAGCGCGGATCCTCGCAAAGTGAAAGATGCGTGTTTACTGCCTTTGTTACGTCTTGATGAAGCGAGTGAATTAGCGCGTTTAGCGGCTCCCGTTTTACATACACGGACTTTACAGCCTGTTTCTGTGAGCAACATTGATTTGCAATTAAGGTGTAGCTATCAACCTGAACAGGGTTCAACAAAAATTGAACGGGTGCTTGCATCAGGGGCTGGTGCGAAAATCGTGACTAGTCATGATGATGTGTGTCTGATTGAATTGCGTATCGCCGCGGGGCGTGATTTTAAACAAATCTGCAAAGATGTGGATTTATTACTTAAACGTGCTCAATTGCGCCCTTTGGCTCGCGGTATTCATCATGACCGTTCTTTACTGCAATTGTGCTATACCTCCGAGATTGTCGAAAGTGCCTTAAATACCCTTGAAGAAGCCGGTTTACCGGGATCATTATCATTACGCGAAGGTTTTTCTCTGGTTGCATTAGTCGGTGCGGGGGTGTGTAAAAAACCGTTACATAGCCACCGCTTTTATGAGGAATTAAAAGGGCAACCTGTTGAATTTATTTGGCATTCAGAGGACGATATCAGTTTAGTTGCTGTTTTGCGTTCTAACCAAACGGAACATCTAATTAAAGGGATGCACCAAAGCTTATTCCGCGCAGAAAAACGCATTGGTTTAGTGTTATTTGGTAAAGGGAATATTGGCGCGCGTTGGTTAGAACTTTTTGCCGCGGAGCAACACAAAATTTCTGCACGTAGTGACTTTGATTTCGTCCTAGCTGGCGTAGTAGACAGCCGCCGTAGCTTACTGAATTACCAAGGGATTGACCCAAGTCGTGCACTAGCTTTCTTTGATGATGAAGCCGTAGAGCATGAGGACGATAACCTATTTTTATGGATGCGTTCCCACCCTTATGATGATTTAGTGGTGTTAGACGTCACAGCCAGTGAAACGTTGGCAGATGACTATGTAGATTTTGCCAGTTATGGTTTTCATGTGATTAGTGCAAATAAAATTGCGGGGGCGGCGCAAACGGCACAATATCGTCAAATTCGCGATGCGTTCGCAAAAACAGGTCGTCACTGGTTATATAACGCGACGGTAGGGGCAGGGTTACCGATTAACTATACAGTACGTGATTTAAAAGAAAGCGGTGACTCTATCCTGACTATCAGTGGTATTTTTTCTGGAACGCTATCATGGCTATTTTTACAGTTTGACGGCTCCATCCCATTTAGTGAGCTAGTAGAGCAAGCTTGGCAGCAAGGGTTAACTGAACCAGACCCACGTATTGACCTGTCGGGGCAAGATGTTATGCGCAAATTAATTATTTTAGCCCGTGAAGCGGGTTATGACATCGAGCCGGATGATGTGAGAGTTGAGTCTTTAGTGCCAAAACAAGCACAGGCAGGTTCTTTGGACGCGTTTTTTGAAAACAGTGCGGTTATTAACGAGCAAATGCAGCAGCGCTTAGAAGCAGCGCAAGAACTTGGGTTAGTGCTACGTTATGTCGCACGGTTTGATGCGGTAAAAGGCAAAGCAAAAGTGGGGGTGGAAGCGGTGAAGCCGGAACATCCACTGGCCTCATTATTACCGGGTGACAATGTGTTTGCTATTGAAAGCCGTTGGTATCGAGATAACCCATTAGTGATCCGTGGGCCTGGAGCGGGGCGCGATGTGACTGCGGGTGCTATTCAATCGGATCTGAACCGACTCTCTCAACTTTTATAA